In a single window of the Pongo abelii isolate AG06213 chromosome 1, NHGRI_mPonAbe1-v2.0_pri, whole genome shotgun sequence genome:
- the GJA9 gene encoding gap junction alpha-9 protein → MGDWNLLGDTLEEVHIHSTMIGKIWLTILFIFRMLVLGVAAEDVWNDEQSGFICNTEQPGCRNVCYDQAFPISLIRYWVLQVIFVSSPSLVYMGHALYRLRVLEEERERMKAQLRVELEEVEFEMPRDRRRLEQELCQLEKRKLNKAPLRGTLLCTYVIHIFTRSVVEVGFMIGQYLLYGFHLEPLFKCHGHPCPNIIDCFVSRPTEKTIFLLFMQSIATISLFLNILEIFHLGFKKMKRGLWGKYKLKKEHNEFHANKAKQNVAKYQSTSANSLKRLSSAPDYNLLVEKQTHTAVYPSLNSFSVFQPNPDNHSVNDEKCILDEQETVLSNEISTLSTSCSHFQHISSNNNKDTHKIFGKEVNGNQLMVKRETEGKDSKRNYYSRGHRSIPGVAIDGENNMFSPQTVFSLPANCDWKPRWLRATWGSSTEHENRGSPPKGNLKGQFRKGTVRTLLPSQGQSQSLDIPNTADSLGGLSFEPGLVRTCNNPVCPPNHVVSLTNNLIGRRVPTDLQI, encoded by the coding sequence ATGGGGGACTGGAATCTCCTTGGAGATACTCTGGAGGAAGTTCACATCCACTCCACCATGATTGGAAAGATCTGGCTCACCATCCTGTTCATATTTCGAATGCTTGTTCTGGGTGTAGCAGCTGAAGATGTCTGGAATGATGAGCAGTCTGGCTTCATCTGCAATACAGAACAACCAGGCTGCAGAAATGTATGCTACGACCAGGCCTTTCCTATCTCCCTCATTAGATACTGGGTTCTGCAGGTGATATTTGTGTCTTCACCATCCCTGGTCTACATGGGCCATGCATTGTACCGACTGAGAGTTCttgaggaagagagggaaaggatGAAAGCTCAGTTAAGAGTAGAACTGGAGGAGGTAGAGTTTGAAATGCCTAGGGATCGGAGGAGATTGGAGCAAGAGCTTTGTCagctggagaaaaggaaactaaaTAAAGCTCCACTCAGAGGAACCTTGCTTTGCACTTATGTGATACACATTTTCACTCGCTCTGTGGTTGAAGTTGGATTCATGATTGGACAGTACCTTTTATATGGATTTCACTTAGAGCCGCTATTTAAGTGCCATGGCCACCCGTGTCCAAATATAATCGACTGTTTTGTCTCAAGACCAACAGAAAAGACAATATTCCTATTATTTATGCAATCTATAGCCACTATTTCACTTTTCTTAAACATTCTTGAAATTTTTCACCTaggttttaaaaagatgaaaagaggGCTTTGGGGAAAATACAAGTTGAAGAAGGAACATAATGAATTCCATGCAAACAAGGCAAAACAAAATGTAGCCAAATACCAGAGCACATCTGCAAATTCACTGAAGCGACTCTCTTCTGCCCCTGATTATAATCTGTTAGTGGAAAAGCAAACACACACTGCAGTGTACCCtagtttaaattcattttctgtaTTCCAGCCAAATCCTGACAATCATAGTGTAAATGATGAGAAATGCATTTTGGATGAACAGGAAACTGTACTTTCTAATGAGATTTCCACACTTAGTACTAGTTGTAGTCATTTTCAACACATCAGTTCAAATAATAACAAAGACActcataaaatatttggaaaagaagTTAATGGTAACCAGTTAATGGTAAAAAGAGAAACTGAAGGCAAagacagcaaaaggaactacTACTCTAGAGGTCACCGTTCTATTCCAGGTGTTGCTATAGATGGAGAGAACAACATGTTTTCACCCCAAACAGTTTTCTCCTTGCCAGCTAACTGCGATTGGAAACCGCGGTGGCTTAGAGCTACATGGGGTTCCTCTACAGAACATGAAAACCGGGGGTCACCTCCTAAAGGTAACCTCAAGGGCCAGTTCAGAAAGGGCACAGTCAGAACCCTTCTTCCTTCACAAGGACAGTCTCAATCACTTGACATTCCAAACACTGCTGATTCTTTGGGAGGGCTGTCGTTTGAGCCAGGGTTGGTCAGAACCTGTAATAATCCTGTTTGTCCTCCAAATCACGTAGTGTCCCTAACGAACAATCTCATTGGTAGGCGGGTTCCCACAGATCTTCAGATCTAA